AGAGATCTGCTTTTCTGTTAGCCGGAGCGAACGTCAAACAAGCAAAATGTCTCTAATGAAATAGTGCAATCCGGCTACTTCTTCTGATAAAACGCACAACGCCTGCAGAGCGTGAAGGCTGCAGGCGTATTCTTTATCGGTATTCGCTCGTCTTATGTAATCAACGGAAATGAAAAGGACCTTGTCTATGAATCGTGCTCAATTCACGAAATTATTTTTTTTGACGATGATAATTCTGTTCCAATCGTTGGAATCAATGCATGCTCAAACAACTGAAGATCTCCAGCGTGCATTCACCGAGCTTCGCTTCGGTATGTTTATACATTTCGGCATTATGACATTTACCGGTGCGAAATGGGCTGCACCGGACCAAGATGTGACGAAGTTCAACCCGGCAGATCTCGACTGTAACCAATGGGCAGAGGCGGCAGTCGCCGCAAAAATGAAATTCGGAATTCTTACGACGAAACACCATGATGGTTTTTGTTTGTGGAACAGTAAATACACGTCAAACAGTGTTGCAAATAGTCCATGGAAAAATGGCGGCGGCGATGTTGTCCGAGAGTTCGTGAATGCCTTCAGGGCGCATGGGCTGTTCCCTTGCCTTTATTATTCCATCTGGGATAATACGAGGGGAGTAGGGAATGGACCAATCACTGCGCGGGATATGGAGTTTATAAAAGGGCAGATTGCCGAGCTTTTGACTAATTATGGGCCCATCAAGATGCTCTTCATCGACGGATGGTCGTGGAAGATGGGACATGTAGCGGTGCCTTATGACGAAATACGCGCGCTGGTGAAAAGACTTCAACCGGGCTGTTTGCTTCTGGACAACACACACCTTCAATGTCTGTACGAAAACGATATGGTACATTATGAAGCCGGACAGACGCTTCCGAACGACAACGTTCTTCCCGCATTGCAGAGTGCCTTGATAAACAAAAACAGCGGCGACGACTGGTTCTGGGACGCGAGAGTTCCGACTGCGCCCTTGATGGACGTGAACGAAATTGTCGATGAATTCAAATTTCTTGAACCCAGATGGTGCACATTTGTATTGAATTGTCCTCCCAACGAAAACGGGAAATTAGATTCGAGCATCGTGGTGCGTCTGGAGGAAGTTGGAAAGGCATGGAATCCGGATACAACCCGACCTGCATTACCTAAACAAGAACCATTCATGGAATATCCCGTGATCCCCGTGTCGGCCGCTGCAACAAGCGGCAACGCGAGTTATGCTATCGATGGAATAAATGACAGATACTATTACTCGGTTTGGAAGTCCGATTCTTCCTTGCCCCAATCGATCACCATCGACCTTGGAAAGGAATTCAATGACATCGCAATGCTGGAATATGTGCCACAATACAAGACTGTGGCAACTCCGATCACATCGGGTAGCATAGAGTCTTACGAAATCTACAAAAGCAACGACAATCTCAGTTTCACAAAGATTGCCAACGGCAAATGGGCCGGTGACGTAAGGATGAAAGTTGTGACATTCCAGCCGACCGGTGCGCGCTATATACGTCTTATTGCCTTAACATCTGTTGATGGTTATGCCGCCATCACCGAAATTGCAATCGGACGAGATGGCAGCATAAACGAAATAAAACATTAAACAGGAATCGGATAAGAAATGAAAAAAATAATTTTATTGATGTGTGTGTCATTAGATCTGCTTTTCTCGGAGGCGAACTCGCAGGTTGGCTCATTCCAGCGGCAGTCGGACGGGGTATTGTTCAGATTGCAGACAGGTATTCTGAAAGTGTACGTATGCCAAGATAATATTTTCCGCATCACGTATTGTGCAGACACTGCACTTCCTCCAAAAGTCATTCTCACGGTGAACAAAGTCTGGGGTGCGCCTTCATTCACAATGGATGAGGATGATACTTCCGTGATTATTACTACGAGCAAAATCAAGGCGGCCGTATCCAAGGCTTCCTCATTGCTGAGTTTCTATTCAATTGACGGCAGCCTAATACTGTCGGAGGACAGCAGACGGATCTCTCCAGACACGGTTTACGGCGTGAATACGGACAGCTGCTCCTCAACTTTCAATTCTCCTACTGACGAAGCGATCTATGGCCTTGGGCAACATCAGCAAGGAATCATGGACTACAAGGGGCACACACAATTGCTAGACCAGGCGAACAAAGAGATAGGAATGCCGATCATAGTTTCCAGTAAAGGATACGGGATTTTGTGGGACAATTACTCGAAGACGCTCTTTGATGGCACAGTTGCATCGGCAACCAAATATCGATTCAGTTCGCTGTGTGGTGAAATGGTGGACTATTATTTCATTTACGGACCCGAAATCGATTCGGTAATCTCAGCGTATAGAACGGCAACTGGGACCGCACCGCTATTTCCAAAATGGGCTTACGGTCTTTTCCAGTCTAAGAATAGATATTCGTCAAGCTCCGACCTTATCGCCGTTAAAAACGAGTACAGAAACAACGGGATCCCGGTGGATTGCATTGTCCAGGATTGGTATTACTGGAATCCATATTCATGGGGATCTAACGTAATGAATCCTTCCAATTATCCTGATCCCGCGGCGACGGTAGATTCACTGCACAATGCCAATATACATACGATGATTTCTATATGGGCAACATTTACGGAAGGCAATTCAAATTATACTCAGTTTTCGGGGATCAACGCTTTATATCCGAGCGATGGTACACGCCATTACTATGATCCTCATAACAGTACGGCCAGAACTATCTATTGGCAGCAGGTCAGGGATCAATTGTTTGAAAAGTACGGCTGGGATGCCTGGTGGGCGGATGCCGACGAACCGGATACATATCCGGACACTTACGACAGGGACTCAGCCAACACTGCATTAGGCAAAGGTGTGCTGTACCATAATACATACCCGCTCATGCATGCCACAAGCGTTTATGACGGTTGGAGACAGGATATTAAAGATAAACGACTGTTTACTCTGAGCAGATGTGCATTTCCTGGAAGTCAGCGAAACGCTGCAGCTTCATGGTCGGGCGACATAAGCTGTACGTGGGGTGATTTTAAACTACAGCTATCTGCGGGCTTAAATTTTTGTCTCAGCGGAATTCCATATTGGACAACTGATATCGGTGGATACGCAACCAATTGGGTGCAAACTAACTGGGGAACACCCGACAAACGTGAATTATTTACCCGCTGGTTTGAGTACGGAACCTTTTGTCCTATATACCGGATTCACGGGGTGGACGATAAGTCCCTCTTGTCAAGTTTTTGGGATGCCACAACAAGAAGGATCCTTCTGAATTATGACATGCTGCGGTACAGGTTGATGCCTTATATTTATTCACTTGCCTGGATGGTCACGAGCGAGAATTATACCGTCATGCGTCATCTGATAATGGATTACAGAGCAGATCCCAATGTCGCTTCCATCGACGATCAATTTATGTTCGGTCCATTCATGATGATCAATCCCGTCTGTACGCAAGGCGTCACATCTAGAACTGTATATCTGCCGACGGGCAATTGGTATGATTTCTGGACGGGAGATATTGTAAGCGGGGGAGGAAGCATAGTTGCAGCTGCTCCGTTAGATACTATGCCGATTTTTGTAAAATCGGGCTCAATAATTCCTATGGGTCCCAATATTCAGTATGCAACTCAATCCATTGACACTCTTGAAATAAGAGTTTATAGAGGAGCCGATGCAAAATTCATTTTATATGAAGATGAGGGTGATAATTACAACTATGAGCAAGGACAGTACTCTCTCATCCCATTTTCATATAGTGAAGCCACCGGACAACTTGTCATCGGTACGAGACAGGGATCATATAGTGGCATGCCAGAGGATAGAATATTTGATGTGGTATTTGTGAGCAGCAATCATGGTACTGGCATCGGTTATACATCCATTATCGATACGGTGGTGCACTATGATGGTACACAGACGATAACCGCCGTCAGCGATAGACAAAACGGCGTCCCCGTTGGTCTTGTTCTTGAACAAAACTATCCTAATCCCTTCAATCCAATGACGACAATCAAGTATCGATTACCGGTCAGCGGCCGAGTCACGTTGAAGGTTTACGATGTCCTCGGGAGGGAAGTAGAAACTTTGGTGGATGAACAAGAGAGTGCCGGGAATCATTCGGTTTTGTTTGATGGTGGTAAGCTGACGAGCGGGACGTATTTTTATGAAATAAAGGCTGTTGGCAGCGACGGACAAAGACTTGCATCAGTAAAAAAGATGATGGTGTTGAAGTAGGGTCTCGTTCGAAACTCGCGACAAAGTTTACCTGAAGATAATGAAGGACCGAGAAAAAGAAGAAGCGAAGAATCCAAAAGGTAACCGGCGCAGTCTTACGTCTCGATCGCGGAAGAGAATGTTCTGGGTTGTCACTGTTTCCTTGCCGTTCATGGTGTTGATCGTTTTAGAGATTTCGCTGAGAATTCTCAATTACGACGGCAATTTAGATTTGTTCATTCCGGCCCAAGCGGGTTACGAAGATTATCTCCAGTGTAATCCCAATGTCGCCCGCCGCTATTTTACCGGACAAACCGCGCTGCCTGCTCCGCCCAGAGGGATATTTCTGAGGGATAAGCCGAAGAACGGGTGTCGGATTTTTGTACTGGGCGAATCGTCGGCTGCAGGATTTCCGTATGAGACAAATGCTTCCTTCCCGAATATCCTTGCTAGGTTGCTCTCGGACACTTTTCCTGGAAAGAAGGTTGAAGTTATCAACGTCGCGATGTCTGCGATTAACAGCTATGCAATGCTGGACATGATGGACGAAATTCTGCGAGAGTCCCCTGACGCACTTCTTATTTACGCCGGTCACAACGAATATTATGGCGCCCTCGGGGTGGGTTCGGTTCAATCTCTTGGTAATTCAAGATGGCTGATTAGAACATATCTCAAGCTTGAGAGGTTCAAGATATTCCTTCTCTTGCGAGACTTCCTGGGCTGGCTAAGATTCGAATTAAACAAGATGATTTACGGAGGAAATGACAGCGAGCCATCATCGACGCTGATGGAAAGCATAGTGGCACAACAAACTATTCCCTTTGGGAGTCCGCTTTACGAGGCAGGGAAAATGCAGTTCGAAGAGAACATGAATGACATTCTCCAAAAGGCGGCTGAGAAGAAGGTGCCCGTTGTCTTGAGCGAGCTGGTCAGTAATCTCCGCGATCAACCCCCGTTTATCTCTGTGCGCGACAAGGAAGG
The nucleotide sequence above comes from Candidatus Acidiferrales bacterium. Encoded proteins:
- a CDS encoding alpha-L-fucosidase; amino-acid sequence: MIILFQSLESMHAQTTEDLQRAFTELRFGMFIHFGIMTFTGAKWAAPDQDVTKFNPADLDCNQWAEAAVAAKMKFGILTTKHHDGFCLWNSKYTSNSVANSPWKNGGGDVVREFVNAFRAHGLFPCLYYSIWDNTRGVGNGPITARDMEFIKGQIAELLTNYGPIKMLFIDGWSWKMGHVAVPYDEIRALVKRLQPGCLLLDNTHLQCLYENDMVHYEAGQTLPNDNVLPALQSALINKNSGDDWFWDARVPTAPLMDVNEIVDEFKFLEPRWCTFVLNCPPNENGKLDSSIVVRLEEVGKAWNPDTTRPALPKQEPFMEYPVIPVSAAATSGNASYAIDGINDRYYYSVWKSDSSLPQSITIDLGKEFNDIAMLEYVPQYKTVATPITSGSIESYEIYKSNDNLSFTKIANGKWAGDVRMKVVTFQPTGARYIRLIALTSVDGYAAITEIAIGRDGSINEIKH
- a CDS encoding TIM-barrel domain-containing protein; translated protein: MKKIILLMCVSLDLLFSEANSQVGSFQRQSDGVLFRLQTGILKVYVCQDNIFRITYCADTALPPKVILTVNKVWGAPSFTMDEDDTSVIITTSKIKAAVSKASSLLSFYSIDGSLILSEDSRRISPDTVYGVNTDSCSSTFNSPTDEAIYGLGQHQQGIMDYKGHTQLLDQANKEIGMPIIVSSKGYGILWDNYSKTLFDGTVASATKYRFSSLCGEMVDYYFIYGPEIDSVISAYRTATGTAPLFPKWAYGLFQSKNRYSSSSDLIAVKNEYRNNGIPVDCIVQDWYYWNPYSWGSNVMNPSNYPDPAATVDSLHNANIHTMISIWATFTEGNSNYTQFSGINALYPSDGTRHYYDPHNSTARTIYWQQVRDQLFEKYGWDAWWADADEPDTYPDTYDRDSANTALGKGVLYHNTYPLMHATSVYDGWRQDIKDKRLFTLSRCAFPGSQRNAAASWSGDISCTWGDFKLQLSAGLNFCLSGIPYWTTDIGGYATNWVQTNWGTPDKRELFTRWFEYGTFCPIYRIHGVDDKSLLSSFWDATTRRILLNYDMLRYRLMPYIYSLAWMVTSENYTVMRHLIMDYRADPNVASIDDQFMFGPFMMINPVCTQGVTSRTVYLPTGNWYDFWTGDIVSGGGSIVAAAPLDTMPIFVKSGSIIPMGPNIQYATQSIDTLEIRVYRGADAKFILYEDEGDNYNYEQGQYSLIPFSYSEATGQLVIGTRQGSYSGMPEDRIFDVVFVSSNHGTGIGYTSIIDTVVHYDGTQTITAVSDRQNGVPVGLVLEQNYPNPFNPMTTIKYRLPVSGRVTLKVYDVLGREVETLVDEQESAGNHSVLFDGGKLTSGTYFYEIKAVGSDGQRLASVKKMMVLK